The proteins below are encoded in one region of Candidatus Neomarinimicrobiota bacterium:
- a CDS encoding M28 family peptidase, which yields MKSYITTGLLFSTLIFGREIPNFNGERAYGYLKAQCDFGPRVPGTPEHRNGLGHIIKTVTPLADTLIQQSFSYSDVYSGKLLMLTNVLARFRPEAKNRIWIAAHWDSRPWADQDRNPKNRLKPVLGANDGASGVAVLMELAHHLSKQSPNIGVDLVFLDGEDMGKSGDLAHFFNGSRYLAKNIPSPAPEYCILIDMVGDRELQLPVEGNSWEQAPELVDQLWTEAEELGLQEFSRDVDYFIEDDHVVLYQVGGIPSVDIIDFRYGSGSFNYWHTVEDTPDKCSPASLATVGTLLLHHIYGRK from the coding sequence ATGAAAAGTTATATTACAACCGGACTTCTCTTTTCAACACTGATTTTTGGTCGGGAGATACCGAATTTTAATGGTGAGCGTGCCTATGGTTATCTAAAAGCACAATGTGATTTCGGTCCCAGAGTTCCCGGCACGCCTGAGCACCGGAATGGGCTTGGCCACATTATTAAAACGGTTACACCACTTGCTGATACATTGATCCAGCAATCCTTTTCTTACTCGGATGTTTATTCCGGGAAATTGTTGATGCTCACCAATGTACTTGCCCGTTTTAGACCAGAGGCAAAAAACCGTATCTGGATCGCTGCTCATTGGGATTCCCGACCCTGGGCCGATCAGGACAGAAATCCTAAGAACCGGTTAAAACCCGTTTTGGGTGCCAATGATGGTGCCAGTGGTGTTGCCGTACTCATGGAATTGGCTCATCACCTTTCAAAACAATCACCGAATATTGGTGTCGATCTGGTTTTCCTGGATGGCGAAGATATGGGAAAGTCCGGAGATTTAGCCCATTTTTTCAATGGCTCCCGCTACCTGGCTAAAAATATCCCATCGCCTGCACCTGAATACTGTATTCTTATCGATATGGTGGGAGACAGAGAGCTTCAGCTTCCGGTAGAGGGCAACTCCTGGGAGCAGGCACCGGAGCTGGTGGATCAGCTGTGGACGGAAGCGGAGGAACTTGGTCTACAGGAATTCAGTCGGGATGTTGACTATTTTATTGAGGATGACCACGTGGTTCTTTACCAGGTGGGAGGTATCCCTTCTGTGGATATTATTGATTTTCGATACGGTTCTGGATCGTTTAATTACTGGCACACCGTTGAGGATACACCTGACAAGTGCAGCCCCGCCAGTCTTGCCACAGTGGGGACCCTACTTCTTCATCACATCTATGGTAGGAAATAA